The sequence CCGTTTTAACTTGAACATTTCCTTAAAAAAGGACTATGCACCATTTTACTCCAAGTAATAGTTAATAGGGATTTGAAGTCCTAGTTATCCTGGAAGGAAGGCTGCCCTTTCTTATTAATTCCCCCCCATTTGCATAGCGAAGAAAAAACTTACCCtagcaaaaaacacaaataatccaattttaaaatgggcaaagaacttgtatagacatttttccaaagacgatatacaaatggccaacaaattCATGAAAAAgaactcaacatcactaatcatcagggaaatggaaatcaaaaccacaaagagatatcacctcacacctgttagaataactatcatcaaaaagacaagaatgttggcaaggatgtggagaaaagggaaccctcatgcactggtggtgggaatgtaaattggtgcagccactgtggaaaacagttacggagcttcctcaaaaaattaaaagatagaactaccatacaaaccagcaatttcacttccgGGAGTAtacccaaaggaaacaaaaccactaactcaaagagatatctgcactcccatgttcatagcagcatttttacaatagccaagatatggaaacatcctaagtgtccatcatggataaatggataaaaaacttGTGGTATATGtgcaacggaatattattcagccataaaaaaggaaatcctgccatttgtgacaacgtaGAACCTGAAGTGAAAACtcagacagacaaatactgtataatctcacatatgaatctaaaaaaacaaaactcatagaaaaagggaTCAGATTTGCAGTTACCAAAGGTgggaggtggaaggagggggaactggatgaaggtagtcaaaaggtacaaacttccagttgtaaataAGAActggggatgtaacatacagcatggtgactgtagctAACACTGCATTGtggtgtatttgaaagttgttgagagagtaaatcctaagagttctcatcacaaggaaaaacattggtttttttttttttgtatctatatgagatgatggatgttaactgaacttatggtaatcatttcacgatATATAAGataaatcattatgctgtacaccttaaacatacagtgctgtatgtcagttatatctcaataaaactgggggataAAAGaaatagctattaaaaaaaaaaagaattaacttaCCCAGAGAGGTCTGATCTTTGTCCTGGCTCTTGGGAGGTAACCTCCAAACCCCTTGAACGAAGAATTTGACAGGTCTTTGTCACCAGTTCCTGGGAGGTAGCCCCTAAATCCTTGGGATTTTCCAAGTTATAGGAGTATCTTTGCTATTTGTGGCAGGGCCTAatagtttatgctaatgaggccACTCAAGGTGGACTGGTCACACCATTAAGCTGTTGTGATATCAGCCCGACCTCCACGGAGGGGGCTGGAGGATAAGGTCAATCGAGTGGCCAAGGATTCAGTCAGTTATGCCTACTGAATGACACCCCAGTAAAACTGGACACCAAAGCTCTGATGAGCTGTCCTGGTTGGCATGCTCTGTGTGTAGTCACACATCAAGGTGCTGCGGAAGCACTATGTTGTGACTCcagggagagaagacagaggaggcTTCGTGcctgggaccctcccagacctcaccctctgtgtctcttcttttgGCTGGGTctgatttgtatccttttgctgtaataacACTATAACCTTAGGTatagtgtttccctgagttccgtgagtcattctagcaaattactGAACCTGAGAGGATAGTGGGAACTCAAACTGGTAGCCAGTTGGCCAGAAGTGAAGGTGGACTGGGGACTCCCAAATTTTCAGCCAGTGTATAAaatgagggcagtcttgtggaggCTGTGCCCTTAACCTGGGAGGTTTGGCCCAACTCCACACAGTTGGTATCAGAAGTCACTGCACTGAGTCCGGCAAACCCCCTGCACAGTCCCAATGGAAGGATCCTAAATATGGTccaaggacctttttttttttttttgcggtacgtgggcctctcactgttgtggcctctcccgttgcggagcacaggctccggacgcgcaggctcagcggccacggctcacgggcccagccgctccgcggcatgcgggatcttcccggaccagggcatgaacccacgtcccctgcatcggcaggtggactctcaaccactgcgccaccagggaagcccacaaggaCCTATTTGATACAACTATCCAGATCCTTTCTTTCACGGAGTACAAATCACTGCAATAAGAGCCAAAACGCAGGAATGACCTTAGCAGTCATCTTTTCTGTGTGACCTTCCAGAGGAAATCAGTAGGGAGAGGAAGGTCAGAAACCAAGAGAAGGGaagtggagaggaaagagaaggagaggctCAGGGAGGAATAAGCAGTCGCGTTCTGGGGCGCAGGCATCTGAGTGAACAATGGGGGCGTGCAGCGCGTCACCAGGTCCATAGAGATTAGACTGAAGCACCAGGGCAAGTGGTGGCACCTTCATCAGGACAACTGATTGGTAAATCTGTGAAATTATGGCTCTTTTTCCCTAATTAGCTAAGGTTgtatttaaattccattttcaaagtggtcattccttttttttaaattacttttatcttttatttatttattttgccacacggcacgtgggatcatagttccctgaccagggatcgaaccctcgccccctgcggtggaagtgctgagtcttaaccactgaaagCTCAGGATAGGCATACTTTGCCTAGAGCCTCCTTATTGTTAAAGACCTATGGACCTGATGTGACCCTAACTAAGCCCCACCTCATATTACAAGTCCTTGGCCAAAATCCTCAATTTGGAAGAACGGCATGCCTGAGTGCTAGGACAGGAGAGAATCTGTGCCTATTACTTTCCTTCTACCCAGAGAAAGAACCCCAGATCAGCTTTTCCACAAAAGGAGAGTTTCCCAGATGCCACCCATACTTGGAAGAAGCCAGGTTGAAATACTAATCAAGTCAAACTTTCTTGATATTACTCTATCTTTCCCCAGGAGGGCTGCACTGAAACAAATTCGGACACCTGTGGCCTCCTCCTTCTATGCAAAGCAAAAAGCCAGCAGCAACCCCAAGCTGATAAGACTAACCTAAAGAGCAAATTATGGTGTAATTTCCTATGCTGATACTttgtagttaatttaaaaaaaaaaaaaggtttcatttTCCTACTGGTCTGATTTCACAGGAACATTTTACCTGTTTTTGTGAGGCATTTTTTCTCCTGGAAGAGAGGCGCTGATTGGTCCCACATGACTGACAACCTGGTGTAATGAAAATTTCCAATGTAAACTTATTTTCCCTCAGTTTCAGCAATTTTAAATCTATATATAGAGATATCTTTGTCAGAATTGCATTGTTAGCTTCTCCTGGTAAACTGATTGTCTCACATTGTCAGTGCAAATAGAGATCTATTAATGGGTCTCACCTCCCAACTGATCCCAATGCTAGTCTGCTTACTGGCATGTACCAGCAACTTCGTCCATGGACACAAGTGCGATGTTACCTTACAAGAGATCATCAAAACGCTGAACATCCTCACAGCAAAAAAGGTAAGCTATCTGGTACCATCTCTCCAGATGTTCTGGTGATGCTGTGCATATTTCTTAGACTGTGAAAAGAACATAACAGCTTCTAGAGAGTTGGTAGTTGGTGGTTGGTGATAGGATGGGGAGCAGTGTGGAGACTTGTCTCCTGGCACTTTTTTCACCCGAGGGACCACAGGAAGTTTTCTCAGTTTGAGGGAGTCAGAGCTGCTCAGCAAGGCTTACCCTGTGCAGTTGGAGGTAACTCTGTCTCTTGCTCTCTCGTTCCTGCCTGGGCCAAGAACTTGTGCATGGAGCTGCCTGTAGAAGACGTCTTTGCCACCACAAAGGTAAGAGCTGTCCCGGGTCTGCTTTGGCAGATAGGTGACTTGGTGAGGAGAGCCATCCACAAGTGTTCgaacaagaaatttttttttaacataaagggAACAGGCCCAAATTAACTATAATGGGTGAAATGTTTTCAAAGACTGAGAATTCTGATCTTTACTCTCAAATACATTTTGGTGTTTCTGGTTTCACTTGATTTAGAAGATGTATAATAGAAAGCTTGGGTTTTGTAGTCATAATTCAGATCCCAGTCCAGGAAAAGCTCTTTAGGATTTTACCCAACCCAGGTCGAGTACCTGGAATAtaggaggcactcaataaatgctgttgaaGGAGAGAATTTTTCTGGCCCATATATTTCTGAAAAACCAAATACTCTCACAAAAACAGATATTGAGATTACACGTTGAGAGAGCTTTCATTTTGTCTAAGAGACTTCCTATGGCAACAGGAAAGGTATCGCCAGAGCCCCTCCTCTTCCGCAGCCTGGTCACCTAACAGCCCACCGGCTCCGGGCATGGCTGTCCAGAGACCCTCATCTTGCTCTGTCCTGCCAACTCCCCTCTGGCCTGTCCAGAACCGTCCTGCTGGACAGGGGCCGACATATCCCTGCCTCCGGCTGCTCCTACCAGAGCATCTCAcctttcctcctcctgctgcatctcacccccaccccccgatcTGCAGTGGGAGGAGATAGATTTGACAGCTGATAGTGCATTTTTCTCTGACAAACACATGACTACAGCCATATCAATAGCTTTCTGCACATCAGTTCCTGTTTTCATGGAAACACACGACTGAGAATGAAAAACCCAAAGCTTCAATTTACCAGTGGTCTCCTAACCACCTGCTTTCCACATGTACTAGACTTGGCCAGGAGTGAAGCCTTATGGGTTGGGCAGGGCCACACCCCAGCACCCAGGCCACAGGGCAGGCCTGTCCTGCTCGTGAGCAAAGCTGGTCTTCGGGCCTTTATCTGGACTATCTCACTTCATTAAAGATTATTCCAGGAGTCTGATATACAATGATATATAATACTGTaattatataatagtatataatataaacatataatacataatattatataatacatattatataattttatcctTCAGAATCTCATCCCATATCAGACTGTATCTGTCCATCAGCAGGTTGGAAGGACttggagattttatatatatatataaatttatatattatacatatataatgtattgATACTTTATATATCTCatatattaatattgtatatatagagaaataaaatagccAGGAGTCCACTGAGCTGTGCTCTGGGCTCTCCAGAGGTTGGCTGCACTGCTGGGAGGGTGCTGCCAAAGCCAAGGGCAGGGCCCCAGCAGAAGTGCCGAGGGTTTGGAAGTGAGACAGTCTGTGGCTTTAGCCCCAGTTCTGCCATTAACTAACTATGTGGCCTTTGGTAAGTCTCCgcacctctttgtgcctcagtttctacatgtGAAGATTTGAAAGCAATTTTGAAAGTTGGCTGGAATCCAACTCTTGAGTTAGTGGAAAATGGTATTGTATGATATAACTCCTGATTAAAGGCAAAAACTGGTTGTAGAGAAGCAATCATTCTAAGAAAGAGGCCAGCGTTAGGAAATGATCAAACCCTCCATGACTGCGAGCCCAGTGCGACCCCACTCTGGGCTGCTCTAGAAGACCCAGCCAGCCCTCACCCCCGCCAAGGTGCAGGCCAGTCCCCGCTGCCTTCCTTCACTCTTACCTATCTCATGCCTTCTCCCGAACTGCTTCTATTCCTCCTGGATTAACAAGcttgtttttccattcttctcttttcctcaaagACTCAGCACTGCTTACTTATCTATTAAGATACTTCAGAACAAAGAAAGGTTGTTATTTTCAAAACCCACAAAGATGCTATGTGGGAGGAAAAGTTACTTCTTTGTGTTCTCAAGAAGAACATCTTTCCAAAGTCCAGCATATTCATTTTAGTGCTTTTGGGGATCAAGAGTTCCATTATGCCCAAATTGGGTGGCATCCTGCTCTTGGCAAATGCTGGAAGAATGTGCTGATCTAAATCCTGGGTTCCACATGCAATGCCTCCCGAGTGTCTCTGAAGTTAGGTGGTCTGAGGAAGAGAAAGGTGGAAAGCAAGCAAGCTGGCTGGCCTAGGAAGGACTTCTTGGGTGGACCATTAGTTGGAGGTATTTCCTACTACCAAAGGGAGCAAAAGTCCGTAATTTTTCAGAGAGCTCTATGCCAACcctcaaatctttttttaaaagtgaaagtagAGGATTCTTTTCATACATCACATTCGCTGACTAAATTTGGGCATAAGTGGAGATAATGAATACAATACATATAGGATGGATCTGTATGTCCTTAAATGAAGCTAGTCAAGACCCATTAGAACTCTAGCAGAATCCCTGCACCGAAGTCTCCCAAATGGTGTGCCACCACTTCTGTATTCCTATGAGGGGTGGGCTTCTTTCTGGCAGCAGACCAGGCCTCCCTTTTGAGCCTCTTTCCTGAGCAGTTCTGAACTGCAGAGTCCGCATGGCTCCTCAAGGTATGCCCTAAGCAAGACACACTCAGGCAGCGAAAGCTGGACAAGCAGTCGAAAAAGTGGGCGGTCAGAGTGTCATCCTGTTGCCGCAATGCCAATGGAACTAAAACATTAAGGACTTTAACTAAAACTAGTTAAAGACCCTTAGAAttccttcttttaaaagttttccatttGATTCAAACTCTTTTCTATACTTATCCTAATCACCTTTAGAAagtcttttgaaaaatatctttatttagttatttttaaagattttttcatgtggaccatttttaaagtctttattgaatttgttacaatatggcttctgttttatgttttggttctttggctgcaaggcatgtgggatcttagctccccgaccacggatcgaacccgcacaccttgcactggaaggcgaagtcttaaccgctggaccaccagggaagtccctgaaaaatATCTTTAGAGGGTGTTTTCCTACCTTAAATGGCTACATACTCAAAACGGAGACAGTATAATTTCTAAGCTCCTAGCCAACGTTTTAGAAAAGGCTCATCAGATTTTGATGGACAAATAAGTAAAGGATCTCTTCTCTTTTTGGCATTCTTGAACCTCATTGTTCTCTCTCCAGCAACATAGGCGTCTGCCTCCATCTGCATACTCAGCTAGTGTCTGCCTTCTCCTTGGCCTCGCCACCTCTGCTCACCCACAAAGCCCCCCAGAGGTATGGTGATTTATGGGAGGTTTCTTGACTCCCAGAGCCCAGAGATACTGGTGCTGCTCTTAAATTTCCAGCCAGAGTATACGCCCTTTGGAAGGACATGTACTTCATTAAGTACATACATGTCCTTCCAAAGGCCCTGCCCATGGGCCGTCAAGCTCCACAGCGGAAAGGGGAAGCTTTCGTAGTCTAGGATTCTGGCGCTTCGGTCTGGGTCAAGATCTTCCTGGAAAAACCCTAAAATATGAACTGCACTCCTAGAATTTAGCCTAAAGAAATAAGAGATGAACACAAAGATTTATACAGATGGCTTGCTGCCACTTTATTTACAGAAGCAAAAAACTGCAGTGATAGGGGATTGACCAACTATGGCACAAATATGCCGTAGGTTCCTACACAGCTCTCAATCACATGTTCTTAAATATTACTGAATGATGTAAGAAATTGCTAGTACTATATGTTAAGTGTAAAAAGGTTATAAAAGAGTATCAATAGTTGGTCcctattgcaaaaaaaaaagtattaaaaaatctGGAGAGATAGTTAGCAAAATCTTAACAGTAGTTCTCTCTGGCTAATGGGATAATGAGTGAATTCACTTTTGTTGaatgtatattactttttttttttttttttttgcggtacacgggcctctcactgttgtggcctctcccgttgcggagcacaggctcgaacaggcttgaacccgtgtccccctgcatcggcaagcggactctcaaccactgagccaccagggaagccccctgtataTTACTTTTATAGTAAAAAGTTTGGTAATCAGAAAAAATACGGAAGACCCTAGAAAGCTGCTTGGACAGTGCTTTTCACATAAATCCCCTGGAGATCCTGTTAACGCACATTGTGACTCAGTGGGTCCAGAGGGaggtctgagattctgcatttctaacaagttcccaggtgacgccCACGCTGCTGCTTCATGGGCCACATTTTGAGTGGCAAGGAACAAGAGCAGGTCCTGGCAGAGGCTGGAGACAGGTTTATCTGAGCTGGATTGGGCTCAAGCTAAGACACCCTCCAGGCTCCGGGCCTTTGTTCttcagtggagagagagaggatacaCCAGGCCTGACCAGGCCGAGACACATTCCCTCTCCCAGGTTCTCAAAAAGAGCTGGTTCCGCACTTGTACAAGCCCTCTTCTGAGGCTCAAAGGTCCCCAGGAAGAGCCATGTGGCCAGACTCACACCAGGGCTGCCAGCATTCCAAGGAGGTTCTGACCCTGCACATTCGAGGCTAGAAGCCCCTAACAGAAACTCTGTCCAAGGCCCAGCACCCTTTCTCAGAAGCTTCCCCTCATCTCCCCAGGCCACACTCCTGGGGCACCTAGCTCTGATCCTGGCACTCACGTCTAGCTGTGTGGGGACATGTATCTCCTCACACTGCTACTTCCCATGGGGAGGGTTAAATGGAGAGTGCTGGCCAAAGTGGCACTGTCCAGGTCAAAGGATgggcattcatttattcaacaaacatgtggGATTTCCAGGGAACCTGGATTCAAAAACTATAAATTACAGGAATAAGACAGAGCAGACTCTGATTACGAGCTGATGTACATACAACTGCATCCACAGAAAGAAGAGCTTGCATGGGATAAAGAAACAGACATGGGTTGTAGACAGATGGCCCCGCATGCAAATCCCCACTCTCCCATTTACTTAGTTGAGTGACTTGATTCAGGTACCCCTTCAGCAAAACCCTCCAAGGGAAAAGAAATTGGGAGGTTTCAGGAAAAGGCTGCTGCATTTGCAAGTAACTGGAAGAGGTTGTTTGCTGTGACGAGCAGCCTCCATTCACATGGCAGGAATACTTGAATACCTGATCCACAGTTGAGCAAATTCACCTTCTCCACTTGTCCTTCtggaaagaagaaatcagaaggaaaCATCTCTCTCCAATGTTCAAAATCAAGCTAGCAGTGGCTATCTGTGGAATTTCTCTTTCTAGAACACAACTGAGAAGGAAACTTTCTGCAGGGCCGGGACTGTGCTTCGGCATATCTACAGACACCACAAGTGCTTCAACAAACCCCTGAGTGGACTTCACAGGAACCTCAGCAGCATGGCAAACATGGTAAGCTGCATTATGCCAACAGCTTGCCTTCCAATGGATGGCAGCCTTACTTCTAAGATATTTCTCCTTATAAATAGTAGTACCCTTGGTTAAtcaacccattcattcattcgacaaatatttgttgaggctCTGTGAGTGTGCTtacaggtactgttctaggcactggggatacagttCTTGCTCTTACAGAATGTTGTAATGGGTGagtgagaaaagcaaacaaacatatGATTCCAGTAGTGATAAGTGCCatgaagaaaaatacaggaaTAAAGAACATACAGGGGTCCTGAGGGAGAGGGCTGATTTAGTAGTTGGTGACATCATCTGAGCAGATATTTGAACTAAGTGACAGAGCCGGCCATGTTACTGATTTGGaaggaacattccaggcagagggaacagctgtgcaaaggccctaaggtaGAAATGAGCTTCATGTGTTCAAAGATTAATAGGAGGGCCTGGATCAGAGTGAGGGAGGAAGATTTTAATAGGAGATCACACAGGGCCTATGGATTCTGCCCCAAGCATGGTGGGAAACTCCCACAGGGTTTTAAGCAAGGCAGAGACCACGATCtgatttatgtaatttttaaaatgatcattctGGCTACTGTGCAGTAAATAGACTGAGTAGGGGTAAGCATAGAAGCAAGATGGCCTGTTGAGAGGCTACCACAGTATTCCAGCCTGCAGACAATGGTGGGTGTGACAGGGTGGAAGCAGCAGACATTGTTAGATTTGGGATATTAACCAAAAATAGAGCCAGAAGGGCTTGCTGACACATCTGttgtgggggtgagggagagagtaAAACGTGGCCTCCTGATTCCTAGCCTGGGCCCCTTGGGGAATGGTTGGTGCTGTTATCAGATATGGAAGACTGGGGGTGATCAGGGCTGGTGGCTGAGCTTAAGGTCAGGAGTtgaattttatacatagtaagtCTGAGGTACCTACTTAATAGTCAAGTGAAGATGTTGATAAGATTGTTGAAAAAGTCTGAAGCTTAAGGGAGATGTCAGAACTTGTGACATTAAGTGAAGAGTGCTTAGAAAGATGTTGTTTAAAGCCACAGGcctggacttctctggtggcgcagtggttaggaatccgcctgccaatgcaagggacatgggtttgagccctctggtctgggaagatcccacatgccacggagcaactaagcctgtgtgccacaactactgagcctgcactctagagcccgcgagccacaactactaaaacccacacgcctagagcccgcgagccacaactactaaaacccacatgtctagagcccgtgctccgcaatgagagaagacacggcaatgagaagcccgtgcaccgcgaggaagagtagcccctgctcaccgcaactagagaaagcccacgtgtagcaatgaagaaccaacgtagccccaacgcagccaaaaaaaaaaaaaaaaaaaaaagcagggccgctttaaaaaagaaaagtcacataaagaaagaacaaaatccaAGGACGGAGCCCAGAGGCACTCTAACATATAGAGGTCAGGAAGAGGTGGGTCcagcaaaagagactgagaagtAGCCAGTGAAGTAGGAGAAGTCAAAGAATGTATGGCACCCCAGAAGGCAAGTGAAGAAACTCTTTTAAGAAGAAGGGAGTGATCAACTGTGTCAAATGTACTAACAGTCAAGAACGATGAACGCTGAGAATGGCCACTGGATTTGTCATGAGGGAGGTTACCGGTGATGCTGATAT comes from Tursiops truncatus isolate mTurTru1 chromosome 3, mTurTru1.mat.Y, whole genome shotgun sequence and encodes:
- the IL4 gene encoding interleukin-4 precursor (The RefSeq protein has 1 substitution compared to this genomic sequence) gives rise to the protein MGLTSQLIPMLVCLLACTSNFVHGHKCDVTLQEIIKTLNILTAKKNLCMELPVEDVFATTKNTTEKETFCRAGTVLRHIYRHHKCFNQPLSGLHRNLSSMANMTCSVNEAKKSTLKDFLERLKMIMKEKYSKC